Proteins co-encoded in one Juglans regia cultivar Chandler chromosome 16, Walnut 2.0, whole genome shotgun sequence genomic window:
- the LOC108981140 gene encoding chlorophyllide a oxygenase, chloroplastic-like — protein sequence MTTVATALALSLPISLCRPSKLNTKKGVKGGLRVFAVFGEEGGIEKRSSWGPLFDVEDPRSKLPQCEGKFLDVNQALEVARLDIQYCDWRARQDVLTIMLLHEKVVEVLNPLARDFKSIGTMKKDLAELQDELTQAHRQVHISEARVATALDKLAYMEELVNDRLLQDRNATALEQTSPSPSTSTQATNVMQRRLPRKSLNVSGPVQPYHPRLMNFWYPVAFSADLKDDTMVPIDCFEEQWVIFRGKDGKPGCVRNTCAHRACPLHLGSVNEGRIQCPYHGWEYSTDGKCEKMPSTRLLDVKIKSLPCFEQEGMIWIWPGNDPPTATLPSLQPPPGFQVHAEIVMELPVEHGLLLDNLLDLAHAPFTHTSTFAKGWSVPSLVKFLTPASGLQGYWDPYPIDMEFRPPCMVLSTIGISKPGKLGGRSTDQCPTHLHQLHVCLPSSRQKTRLLYRMSLDFAPLLKHIPFMQYLWRHFAEQVLNEDLRLVLGQQERMINGANVWNWPVSYDKLGVRYRLWRNAVEQGAKQLPFEKQM from the exons ATGACCACCGTAGCTACTGCTCTTGCTCTCTCATTGCCAATCTCTCTTTGTAGACCATCCAAGCTTAACACCAAGAAG GGTGTCAAAGGAGGTTTAAGGGTGTTTGCTGTGTTTGGTGAAGAAGGAGGGATAGAGAAGAGAAGTTCTTGGGGACCGCTGTTTGATGTGGAAGATCCGAGGTCGAAGTTGCCGCAGTGCGAAGGGAAGTTCTTGGATGTGAACCAAGCCCTGGAGGTGGCTAGACTCGATATTCAATACTGTGATTGGAGGGCTCGACAAGATGTGCTCACAATCATGCTCCTTCACGAAAAG GTTGTAGAAGTTCTAAATCCTCTAGCCCGGGATTTTAAGTCCATTGGCACGATGAAGAAGGATCTTGCGGAGTTGCAGGATGAATTAACACAAGCTCACAGACAG GTTCACATATCTGAAGCAAGAGTTGCAACTGCTTTAGATAAACTAGCTTACATGGAAGAATTGGTGAATGATAGGCTGTTACAAGACAGAAATGCGACAGCATTAGAACAAACATCCCCATCTCCGAGTACATCTACACAAGCCACCAATGTCATGCAGAGGCGGTTGCCACGTAAAAGCTTGAACGTGTCAGGTCCAGTTCAACCTTACCATCCCCGCTTGATGAATTTCTGGTATCCTGTTGCTTTCTCCGCTGATCTGAAGGATGATACCATG GTTCCAATTGATTGTTTTGAGGAACAATGGGTTATCTTCCGTGGAAAAGATGGGAAACCAGGATGTGTCCGAAACACCTGTGCACATAGAGCATGCCCTCTTCACCTGGGTTCAGTAAATGAGGGTCGCATCCAATGTCCCTACCATG GATGGGAGTACTCAACTGATGGAAAATGTGAGAAAATGCCATCTACACGATTACTTGATGTGAAGATAAAGTCATTGCCATGTTTTGAGCAAGAGGGGATGATCTGGATTTGGCCAGGCAATGACCCTCCAACAGCCACCCTTCCTTCTTTACAACCTCCCCCAGGATTCCAAGTCCATGCTGAG ATTGTCATGGAGCTTCCAGTGGAACATGGGCTACTTCTAGATAATCTTTTGGATCTTGCGCATGCCCCTTTTACTCACACTTCTACCTTTGCAAAGGGATGGAGTGTTCCCAG CTTGGTGAAATTTTTGACACCTGCATCTGGCCTCCAAGGATATTGGGACCCCTATCCAATAGATATGGAATTTCGGCCACCTTGTATGGTGCTATCAACCATAGGGATATCAAAGCCTGGAAAACTTGGAGGCCGGAGTACCGACCAGTGTCCAACACACCTTCACCAACTTCATGTGTGCTTACCTTCATCCAGGCAGAAAACAAGGCTATTATACAGAATGTCACTTGATTTTGCTCCCCTGCTTAAGCACATTCCTTTCATGCAGTACCTGTGGAGGCATTTCGCGGAACAG GTCTTGAATGAGGATCTGCGGCTTGTTCTTGGCCAGCAAGAGCGCATGATCAACGGCGCAAATGTCTGGAATTGGCCGGTGTCCTATGACAAGCTCGGGGTCAGGTACAGGCTATGGAGAAATGCTGTGGAACAAGGAGCTAAGCAACTACCATTCGAAAAACAAATGTAG
- the LOC108981141 gene encoding BTB/POZ domain-containing protein At1g21780-like: MADTKVETISRLAQWKIENFCPCSFKKSDPFKIGIWNWQLSIEKNRQLYVRLFPEPSRLSKEQPPLARFVLRVSNTGANRKLYISPIHERLLRTYEDFVWSVDSPFHGRFIIDVEFLDLKICPLDGGEACSVWPSDQMMQSSSAQNTLQCLSRMLDEAIHSDLTINTVDGTLRAHKAILSASSPVFQSMFHHNLKEKESSTIYIEDMSRESCMALLSYLYGTIKQEDFWKHRLTLLGAANKYGVAHLKEACEESLLEDINSGNVLERLQEAWLYQLNKLKKGCLMYLFDFGKIYDVRDEVDNFFRHADRELMLEMFQEVLTVWKPV, encoded by the exons ATGGCCGATACCAAAGTGGAGACAATCTCAAGACTAGCGCAATGGAAAATCGAGAACTTCTGCCCCTGCTCTTTCAAAAAATCCGATCCTTTCAAAATCGGAATCTGGAACTG GCAATTATCCATAGAGAAGAATCGACAACTCTACGTTCGACTATTTCCAGAGCCCTCACGGCTCTCCAAGGAGCAGCCTCCGCTTGCTCGCTTTGTCCTCCGAGTCTCTAACACCGGCGCTAACCGCAAGCTGTACATCTCCCCCA TTCATGAGAGACTGCTTCGGACATATGAAGACTTTGTTTGGTCTGTTGATTCCCCCTTCCATGGTCGCTTCATCATTGATGTTGAGTTTCTGGACTTGAAGATCTGCCCTTTGGAC GGTGGAGAAGCCTGTTCTGTATGGCCCAGTGATCAGATGATGCAGTCTTCGTCGGCCCAAAATACACTTCAGTGTCTTTCTCGTATGCTTGACGAGGCCATCCATTCTGATCTCACCATTAACACTGTTGACGGCACTCTAAGAGCTCACAAGGCAATTTTGTCTGCAAGTTCTCCTGTGTTTCAAAGCATGTTTCATCACAACCTCAAGGAAAAAGAATCCTCTACTATCTACATTGAAGACATGTCACGAGAATCTTGCATGGCCCTTCTCAGTTACTTGTATGGAACCATAAAACAAGAAGATTTCTGGAAGCACAGGCTGACATTACTAGGGGCAGCCAACAAATATGGCGTTGCTCACCTTAAAGAGGCCTGCGAGGAAAGCCTCTTGGAAGACATTAACTCAGGGAATGTGCTTGAGAGGCTGCAAGAGGCTTGGCTTTACCAGTTGAACAAGTTGAAGAAAGGATGTTTGATGTACTTGTTTGATTTTGGCAAGATATATGATGTTAGAGATGAAGTTGATAACTTTTTCAGGCATGCAGATAGGGAACTGATGCTAGAGATGTTCCAAGAGGTGCTTACAGTCTGGAAGCCGGTATGA
- the LOC108984648 gene encoding acetyltransferase At1g77540-like — protein MATTTMTGAGGAGSEAPKIVWNEANRRFETEDKKAYIEYVLRDDSKVMDLVHTFVPSSKRGLGLASQLCLAAFNHAKSHSISIIPTCSYVSDTFLPRNPSWNSVLYSHGVKADKGTSSTL, from the exons ATGGCAACCACAACCATGACCGGAGCGGGAGGGGCTGGCTCTGAGGCTCCAAAAATCGTGTGGAACGAGGCCAATCGCAGGTTCGAGACTGAGGATAAGAAGGCGTACATAGAGTACGTGCTCAGAGACGATAGCAAAGTCATGGACTTGGTCCACACCTTCGTACCATCTTCCAAGAGAGGGTTAGGTTTGGCTTCCCAACTCTGCTTGGCTGCCTTCAACCACGCCAAATCCCACTCCATATCCATCATACCTACCTGTTCTTACGTCTCG GACACTTTTCTTCCGCGGAACCCCTCATGGAATTCTGTTTTGTACTCGCATGGTGTCAAAGCTGATAAGGGAACAAGTTCTACTCTTTGA